One segment of Vicugna pacos chromosome 30, VicPac4, whole genome shotgun sequence DNA contains the following:
- the LOC116277723 gene encoding uncharacterized protein, whose product MVGCGFRARQATLDKPLGAPDDQVAGQGQCSLQAGEDQIPGAAGRRQRDFKGNQSEQPRGRSCVRLSPALRHLQGPDKPAQGGLGVPGQAFAPCCPLRAPFQLLPPTGTRRSALCALGGPATRGRGGPIRERKEEALPPSPGADVPAVCPPPLLHLGTMLSQLASGASGAISFASWGSPPPSHRHVTVPGVSAPRQTETRLTSPGSESLVGWGRGGQFLKKPAAPQCGTWTRGRWAFSPFLGGLYTERDGQREGGKCWEARAQRVRLTSRVRCELLELRGRGGGWFLARGPSRRCSAVASPSVSGSSENLFQGPWSWDLRTSRF is encoded by the coding sequence ATGGTTGGCTGTGGGTTCAGAGCCAGGCAGGCGACTCTGGACAAACCTCTGGGTGCACCTGACGACCAGGTGGCTGGACAGGGACAGTGTTCTCTCCAGGCCGGCGAGGACCAGATCCCAGGGGCCGCAGGACGGAGGCAGAGGGACTTCAAGGGGAACCAATCAGAGCAGCCGAGGGGCAGGAGCTGCGTGCGGCTGTCCCCTGCGCTCCGGCATCTCCAGGGCCCGGACAAGCCGGCACAGGGGGGACTGGGGGTGCCGGGCCAGGCGTTTGCTCCCTGCTGCCCGCTCAGGGCGCCCTTCCAGCTCCTTCCACCCACAGGCACCAGGCGCTCTGCGTTATGCGCTCTGGGAGGCCCAGCCACGCGGGGCCGGGGTGGCCCAATAAGGGAGCGGAAGGAAGAGGCTCTGCCGCCCTCACCCGGGGCCGACGTCCCCGCTGTGTGTCCTCCGCCTCTTCTCCACCTCGGAACCATGCTTTCCCAGCTTGCTTCGGGGGCCTCAGGTGCAATTTCATTTGCGTCCTggggctcccctcccccctcccacaGGCACGTTACAGTCCCGGGAGTGTCAGCCCCGCGTCAGACTGAGACAAGGCTGACATCCCCCGGATCCGAGtccctggtggggtgggggcggggcggccaGTTCCTGAAGAAGCCGGCTGCTCCCCAGTGTGGTACGTGGACTCGTGGCCGCTGGGCCTTCTCCCCCTTCCTGGGGGGTTTGTACACAGAGAGAGAcggacagagggaaggagggaagtgcTGGGAGGCCCGGGCCCAGCGTGTCCGTCTGACGTCGCGCGTCCGCTGTGAGCTCCTGGAGCTCAGGGGAAGGGGGGGGGGCTGGTTCCTGGCCCGGGGCCCCTCGAGGCGGTGCTCAGCCGTGGCTTCACCCAGCGTCTCCGGCTCCTCCGAGAACCTATTTCAAGGGCCTTGGTCGTGGGATCTCAGGACAAGTAGGTTTTAA